Proteins from one Anthonomus grandis grandis chromosome 8, icAntGran1.3, whole genome shotgun sequence genomic window:
- the LOC126739645 gene encoding piggyBac transposable element-derived protein 4-like gives MASEDHAGPSRSSERAKKRKYDESYCGLTESEVNNILDEMSESDLYASEDEPFKDSGSEYVPESESDSEAIFSSGEDENDLENQSIPEQNTDTNLDTPDTFQNVQDFVIQWDSNEFVPIVHQFDSIHSGLQNESLLNENREVEYFLNFFSEEIAKAIVEETNLFAQQQNAKKWNNIDLFYVFIALTMLMPHVKKSDLKDYWSTDDLIGTPFFRQAMSRDRYVQILRYLHFSNNETAVEGNRLYKIESIVNMFQNKFQSQFYPFENIVIDESMVLFKGRLVFQQYIKSKRHRFGIKLYVLCDCETGYVLNFIVYVGKEENKNADIDTGLGLSGNVVVKLLEPYLNKGHSFYSDNYYTSPYLASYLFEHKTNSCGTVRANRKHMPIFEKKLKKGETEWRSSNHILALKWKDRRDVQMLTTFHENKMIILPIIDRITKENKQKPLCVLAYNENMGAIDRADMVISSVDYTRKTIKWYKKLFFHILDISMLNAHALWKTQNPNHASFPSFHLQVIRQILQKYPTN, from the exons ATGGCTTCTGAAGACCACGCGGGTCCGTCAAGGAGCTCTGAAAGGGCAAAAAAAAGGAAGTATGATGAATCATATTGTGGGCTTACTGAGTCAGAAGTGAATAATATTCTAGATGAGATGAGTGAAAGTGACTTATATGCAAGCGAGGATGAACCATTTAAAGACAGTGGAAGTGAATACGTTCCTGAATCTGAGAGTGACAGTGAGGCGATTTTTAGCTCCGGAGAAGATGAGAATGATTTGGAAAACCAGAGTATCCCAGAACAGAACACTGATACTAATTTAGACACCCCTGATACTTTTCAAAATGTACAAGATTTTGTTATACAGTGGGATTCAAATGAATTCGTTCCCATAGTTCACCAGTTTGATAGCATTCATAGTGGCCTCCAAAACGAAAGCTTATTGAACGAAAACCGAGAGGTGGAGTATTTTCTGAACTTTTTCTCCGAAGAAATAGCCAAAGCTATTGTTGAAGAAACCAATCTTTTCGCACAACAACAAAATGCTAAGAAATGGAACAATATTGACTTGTTCTACGTTTTTATAGCACTTACAATGCTGATGCCACATGTAAAAAAGTCGGACCTGAAAGACTACTGGTCTACAGATGATTTGATTGGAACTCCATTCTTCCGGCAAGCGATGTCTCGTGATCGATATGTGCAAATATTGAGATACTTGCATTTTAGCAACAACGAAACAGCAGTGGAAGGTAATCGACTATACAAGATCGAATCCATTGTGAATATGtttcaaaacaaatttcaaagCCAGTTTTACCCCTTCGAAAACATCGTAATAGATGAAAGCATGGTTTTGTTCAAAGGTCGGCTGGTATTCCAAcaatatataaaatccaaaaggCATcgatttggaataaaattatacgTTTTGTGCGACTGTGAAACTGGGTATGTTTTGAATTTCATCGTATACGTTGGCaaagaggaaaataaaaatgcagataTTGACACAGGTCTAGGTTTGTCGGGAAATGTAGTTGTAAAACTTCTAGAGCCCTATCTCAACAAAGGACATTCATTTTACAGTGACAATTATTACACCAGTCCATATTTGGCAAGCTATTTGTTTGAGCATAAAACTAATAGTTGTGGGACCGTACGTGCCAACAGAAAGCACATgccaatatttgaaaaaaagttaaaaaaaggagaAACTGAATGGAGGAGCAGTAACCATATTTTAGCTCTGAAGTGGAAAGATCGTCGTGACGTACAGATGCTCACAACCTTTCATgagaataaaatgattattctTCCTATAATAGACAGGATTACCAAGGAAAATAAGCAGAAACCGTTATGTGTACTTGCATATAACGAAAACATGGGAGCCATAGATAGAGCTGACATGGTGATTAGCAGTGTGGATTATACTAGAAAAACCATTAagtggtataaaaaattatttttccacatATTAGATATTTCTATGCTGAATGCTCACGCTTTATGGAAGACTCAAAACCCCAACCACGCATCATTTCCTTCATTTCATCTACAAGTTATCCGACAGATACTTCAAAa gTATCCAACAAATTAA